The Spinacia oleracea cultivar Varoflay chromosome 2, BTI_SOV_V1, whole genome shotgun sequence DNA segment AAAGCCACACTCAAGTCCCTTGCATCCAGGCATTTCAGAAGCATGCAAAATGGCAAGGATAAGGTGGGCAATCAGACTGATAATGGACTACACTATACCACAAGAACCAACATATTACAGCATGTATGACTtcattcatattgatgagaagtggttttatttgactcaaaaaaaccagagagtttatcttgcaaacaatgaaccctatccacacagaagtgcaagttcaagaaccaagataccaaaattcatgttcatggcagcagtagccagaccaaggtggggtgaaaatggggaatgtgaatttgatggtaaaaTAGGCATATTTCCATTCACAAATGCAATTGCAGCCAAGAGGACATCAAAAAACAGACTCAAGGGGACCATTGAAACAAAGCCAGTGAAGTCTGTAAATCAAATAGAGACAAGGGCAATGATGATCAACAACCTAATTCCAGCAATCAAGGCCAAGTGGCCACCACATGAAGGGGAAAAGGTCATCTATATCATTCAAGATAATGCAAAGGCACATATATTGCAAAGTGATCCTGAATGGCAACTACACTACAAACAAGATGGGTTCACTTTTGTGTTGACTCAACAGCcagcaaacagtccagattgcaacatcttggacttgggatttttcaggtcaatacaatcacttatgcacaagaaaatgcctaaaactgtggaggacttaagtggagcagtgtatgattcttttaatgagttgcatcctaagacattgtctaatgtgtggatgaaattacagtttgtttctaatgagattctaaaacacaaaggcaacaatgattaccaacttccacacaacaagaagaagattttagaagatgaaggcagactgccagagcaagtcaaagcacctatatgggcagttaatgaatgcatgcaactctatgatgaatggaaagcaaaccagtgaagcaaagtgaaaacaattagataactttttgtgttttggggacatgtttttaaattgacaagtaaaaccaatgtgtcacttttgtaagcttaaatgcaagcataacatgtaggcaaaacattttgtaagcatatcttttggaagcatcaatgaatgaatctcatgtttaagtttagtaaagttttttttcttcattcttattcacatcaatatagagtaatcaaggcaaggcaataaacaaggcagcattggcagaaaaagtacaaggcacaagaggtaaggcagcattggcaacactataaacaaggcagcattgggttcttaagaacaaggcagcatttgcaatatcacaactctaaacacatcggcttcaaaatggaaataaataataaaatcacatcattttcagatggaaattattcccattttgaaaccgatgcgtcaaaagatgtaattttgacaaaaacaatcaattcatcattgataacacatggaatatgcctcacataaacaaagattcataaatatctcagaatgtccccaaaaatcattgaatcaaaccctttccaattaaacttagctcctgaaaaacatcatggatgctaatggtgcatgagtttgattgaaaaacaaagggtttgacactcataaaatgaagactcatcacagatcacaaGGCATAAGTACAAAAACTTTATCACATCACatctctaaacacatcggcatccaaatggaaagaatgcatatcacatcattttcagatggaaattcttcccaattggatgccgatgtgccaaaagatgtaatggacaaggaaacaagaacaaagcagcaaaaacaaggaagcaatgaacaaggcaacatcattgaatctcagttaagttgttttacatcattgacagatttgtttctaaatgatttaCAACCTCACCACCAATTCACCAAAGGGGATACTAGATCAATCAATGATGTGACATGATCTGTATTCCCTTTGGTGATTGGTGGTGAGGGACATGTTTAGAATCAAATATCTCAGGTTATCAACACATACATCACAGAATATCAAcactaacatcattgaatatcagaaacacattatacatgttttgcaatacatgaattgcctctcctgtctaacctgacataagatctcagaatgtccccaagcatcattgacacaaaccctatcccctaacacttagctccggaagagcatcaatgatgctaatggtgcacaagtgttattggaacattgggtttgagtctcagcaaatgaaagactcatcacagatcaagcataacaataacaatcaacaatgcatcagatcaccatgaactgatcaaaacatagggtttgaacctcatcaaatgaaagactcatcacagacctccactgattcatgggacatgaagcattaaacagatcattaacatgtagggtttcatttctcagacatattgacacacatcattgatcaagtagtttcaatactatcatatctttaacattcttctgccgaacggaatgattgatattcacattccattgtgtgaaatgacattcactccgttcgacaaaagaagttaaaggacaattatcaaaacaaagatctcagaatatcaacaatcacatcattgaagatcacaaacctcctaatattgatctcagaatgtccccaagcatcattaaaacaactccaaaccacaaacacttagcgcccgagaaatatcattactgatactaatggcagcacgagcatttgtggttagttggacttgttcctcagcaaaaaaaagactcatcatcgatcacaacaaataaagggacattattgtatcctaaagggacatgcttggacattaagcattcaacaccaggccacactgagaggactgaaataacccaaaccctatccccaaattatgttcatttcatgcctttactaatccaaaacatagttatactgatcaaatctcatactcaccaaagcatcatatttatcatacacaaaacataccataaaacaggggacattaagccatcaaatcatgttcatcacacagacaacattccacaaaatttcataaccatatggaaacaccatcatccaatcatcattatcaatatcaatttcataacatcattatctaacatcaacatccatacaactaatcacaacatcatcatccaaacaacaacacccctggccaacaacagatcacagttgttggcatccaccttatgactccacagctagccagcattcaataaaatgaaaaaagggagaaaggagacagacttatctaagcatcatcagacgctgaagccgatttttttcccttttctcctttctttgaggagggataaccagatgaaagttgtcctggagacccaacagcatcaccattctcattttcacactctccaacatacaccagatcaaatgaatcagacccacttggttccttgcaatcaacaggggacaaacaacatgattagtgccctcataaaataacaggggaccatgaattaaaatcagatttaatcaaacaactcaaaataaagttccaaataatttcagatcaccatggttaccacatgcaatgagataaatgagagcaaatcacacaataattccattaaaatccaactaattatccgaatacatccagatcccatttttacccaaaaaatgtgaaataatatcccaaatacatccagatcccatttttaaccacatgcaatgggaaatcagatcaacaaaacacatgaatattccgattttcttcaaataatttccaaatagctccaaataaaatcagaactcaattttaacaacatgcaatgaaaaaacagagcacaaaatacaatcagaactcaattttaacaacatgcaatgagaaaacagagcaaagaataacataaaaagccCGAATGAATCCAACAGATCtccaaaaaattcccaaaaatttCGAAATAATACCAGATCTGCATTTTTaacacatgcaatgggaaatcaGACCAACTTATCCAGAAAATAATCCGAGTTTAATGAACAATACtccaaataaatccaacattaatcaaatcccacttttttagacatgcaaacaatcatcaaaccattttaataaaaccgACATCAATAACCCTaaataaatcgcaaaaaatcaaaagtaatacctcatcggaatctccttcaccgaaaaaacgcagatctgagggagtgggtttccgatcgtcatattttgactcaacctcctctcctggctccacttccctcttccgaaaccattcttccaaatagtttcgagtactcgtattttctttttgggtcaaatacagattgtttttatattcggCGGAGTAGGAATGCTCGTTATTGGGACAGTTGCACTTGGATCCCCAATCACAGTTGGAATCGGGGATTCTTTGACCAGAAGTTCCCACCCCAGAATCACCTCGAGTTCTAGACAAAGAAGAACCCATAAAGTACCAGAAAAACAGAGATCAGCGACGATTAGGGACCAAAAAGGGGACAAAAATAGAGGGGATCTGATCGGAAAATGAATCCGAGTAATTTTTATGAACGTTTTTCGGCGAAAACGTTTCAGATTTGCGAGATTTGGAGAGGAAAACCCAGATCAGAGGCGGAAAACCTAGGGTTTTCTCAAGAACAGGGGAGGGattttaagagagagagagagtgaaataagagagagagagagatccgaagaggtgagagagagaaatcagaatgaGAGGTGAGAGAGGGATTGTGAGATAGGGACGGGTTATAAAGGGAGGGGGGTGGAGTtaggttaattaattaaataaggtgggtggggtaaaagtgggtgggaaagggtagaatcttagggtattttttgtaaatagtggggaatcttagggtaaattggtaaaaaaactatggccaaaaatagtaaagattcagtaggggaacaacaaaaagaaacgccaaaaaaggaaatgggaacaacaaaaaggaatggagggagtaaataataaatattttttattttttattttttattttttatttattatttaatattcaatattcattatttattattaattattaattattaattattaattattaattattaattattaattattaattattaattattaattattaattattaattattaattattaattattaattattaattattaattattaattattaattattaattattaattattaattattaattattaattattaattattaattattaattattaattattaattattaattattaattattaattattaattattaattattaattattaattattaattattaattattaattattaattattaattattaattattaattattaattattaattattaattattaattattaattattaattattaattattaattattaattattaattattaattattaattattaattattaattattaattattaattattaattattaattattaattattaattattaattattaattattaattattaattattaattattaattattaattattaattattaattattaattattaattattaattattaattattaattattaattattaattattaattattaattattaattattaattattaattattaattattaattattaattattaattattaattattaattattaattattaattaattattaattattaattattaattattaattattaattattaattattaattattaattattaattattaattattaattattaattattaattattaattattaattattaattattaattattaattattaattattaattattaattattaattattaattattaattattaattattaattattaattattaattattaattattaattattaattattaattattaattattaattattaattattaattattaattattaattattaattattaattattaattattaattattaattattaattattaattattaattattaattattaattattgctTTACGTGGTATCCAATGAAGATCGTGCTTAATTATGTTTTACACCATTAATCAAGACATCAATGCCTCAAATGGAACTCTCCCTTAGAAAGATATGAGTGGTTTTATgtatacaaaaattcaagtgtcGTAGCAACAATAGTGCAttagttataaaaaaaaaagggactAAACAGAATACCTCGTCGCAAGTGCCTCACCGCGATATGATCTAGATGTTGTTGCCTAATTTTTACCCTTCTTTAGCATCATAGTTCCGCAAAACCACTCAaatagtatgaattactatTAAGTAGCTTctaaatcgtagtttaaggaattACCACCTTGCACTATTATTTAATGCAAAGccgctctcaaactagagctctgcaaataccactttgtaacaccctaataattcgttatatttataaaaccatttttcaacttaaaataaaggaattaccaagatattaccgccaccgtgataacggttaaggctatttaccagaattacgcagcggaatatactaactttcaaacatataaatagttaatggcctccataCTAATCGGAACCATTACGGCCCAAATTAaccaaaatattttaaaatccattaactaacaATTAAAATAGTTTatgtagtcatgactataaaataatagagtttataaatgcgGAAGAGAAAACATCTCTCAAACTCAATCCCATGCTTGATAACTTCTctcgcaagttatctctacaaacctgttatTAAAAtttactccccaacaatgcaaatacaacgatggatcatcatatagggtcattaaggcaaaggccatgaccaaaggaAACATGAAGCatgaagtcagcgaaagctgagtacgaacaagctagaatgaaatcttaGGCTAatatgcttcactcaacaatataataatccacatgcaaaagccatttaataaacaagtaatcacggagacaagactcgacacttgacacgactcttgactcagagattaattaagaattagcttcgaacgggtaaaagaaaatatccataaaaggaagggtgttgggatcccaccaaacaccaaaataataaataaatgtcgggccataccgacggaattctcGCGCTTAAAAGatagaatgaaacaacgtcttgtatcattcaaggaatACAAGTTtttcggcaagactccccccattgttcatactcgaggtatattcgttccaagagttttgaagctcattctggttgtactttacgttaattaatatctGATGtacaaggtgaactcaagacacatAACAAGACGTAAAATACAAGCAACCAAaaaatgacacttcattttaatcatttaggacttgtgatcagaCACAGGACTCAACTGATATTagtcccattgttccttctcaatatactattgagatatcccgacattgccagttaacaagcggggtgtgcacaaggcacgaatggtccttagttcaattcacatagacttcccAAACATACCCTACAAACGGGGCAATAGTGCGACAAGGCACGAATACTTGGTTCAAAGCatgctagacattacgtacCATAGCATAAACAAAATTCTTGTATGTGAAACATCCATACgtgcatataaacttgaacaacatgcttgacataattcaacgattatttATAATCACAACATGATTGTTCACATAAGATTCATAATTCAACAATATccaataacatgcttgttcacaacatcaatcatgaatccAATAATAAAACAAGTCACACGATTCACAAATAATAACATCACATAGTCCTCATGTAAATGGTGGTAGCATGTACGTACCTCGAatatctaagtacgggggccactttgcgaataacgactcaaggctagaaatcacGACTCATTATCCatgcttactaaatttccagcaacttttataaattctaaAACCTTTGATTTAATTAGAAATAGGTTgcccataattaaaataatagtctAACCTTGGAAAATTAAATTCCTAGtacgaaaatattaatatttcgcctttaaaatcattaaaaacaacACCTTTAAGTTTtgaattaaatctgaaaattatatttGATTTCCATAATTGAAACTAATGTTACATTATGTAAATAAATCAATAGTTAAATTgagattaaaaccctaaccctaattaatcataaaaatcactttataacattgaaaatcaaaattttattactttattaaatctgaaaattatgaTTCTTTAAATTAAAACATTCCTCATGAATCCAAACACataaaacatcacaatacggtgttcataaccgttcccagcagtttgataatctaaaatcaataataataatataattttaaaatacgaaattgaaatagaatatgcaaagaagaagagaattataccaagctgacctatagcacggtacaatcacgaattgaatgtgattgggcgcaaaAGGAATTAATCGGAACAAGAACAATACACACAACACACGTTAATACACACAACACACGTTGGGTGTGTGTTGCTGTGGGCACGAGCGACAAAGAGAGGGAGTGCGAGTGAGTGTGGGCTGGGCGAGAAACAACACAAGCAGCAATGACAACACGCAACAACACGCGGGTGCATTGCTGTGCGCGAGGGTGAGAGAGGCGAGACGAGAGAGGGCGAGCGTTGCGCTGTGCGAGAGGCACGAGAAGCACGAGAGTGAGGGTGTGGCGAGTGCTGCGTGCACGAGGGTACGATGGCACGATGGCAACGAGCAGTAAAGGGGCGAGGGTATGGGTGCTCAAGGCACAAGGCACGAGCAAGCAAGGGCTCGGTTGTGCGCAATAAGGAGACGGGCAACAAGAGGAGAGGGAGTCGGGTGAGAGCAAGAGAGGAGATAGAAAATTATGGATTAAGTGGGGATAATTTAATGAgaggggttgtatttataggttcGTAATCCCTAGTGGGCTTAGGTTTAAGGGTTTGACATTGGGCTTTGCACAATTGGGTTTGCTTTGGaatttaatgtttgaaatctcTGTTGGGTTCACCAACTGAATGAATCGGGCTTGTAATAAAATTCCGGCTTAAAATAATAAGTTCATTTAAAACATTTCgggtttaataaaaataataattattttatttaaataaaaatacatttaaatcaatattaaatgcaattaattaatttctaaaattcataaaaatactttataaatacattaaaatatatttataaattcagaaaatacgaggtattacatctatagaatatactacctccgttcagAATACATGCATCATTTCTTTTTGCTCATAATCTGATGCACTCCTAGTGGTCGTTAAACACTAGGAGCGACATACAAGTGATTATCATTTCTTTCCACTTGACTCAATCCCATGGCACTACAAAATGTATAGTAGACAAGGGGTTAGTAAGGGGTCGAACTTTCATGGATCAAGCATTTTCTACACTAGCAAGGGACATGCACTCACTAGACATTTTACTTAAACACAACAATCAATGTTGAGATGTTTGCACAACTTGTCACTAATTGCacaaaggggggggggggtaatcAATATAAAGGGATAGGACTAGGGAAGAGGGATTCCACATATTATAGCTATGTCAAGTCAAGGTCTCTCTACTCTACTCAAGCATGAATAATTGGAGAATTACAAGTTAGTCTAGAGAGCATTGTACACTACTACAAACCATTCCCACCCGAAGTTCACGACGTGGTTCAAGAGTCCAGCGTTGTATTTTCGATTTTCTACCTAGGTTCCCGATGGTCACGATGGAAACTAGGTAAACAAAAATGAGGCTCAACACACTATAGTCACGCTCCTAGGGTCAACATGAAGAACATGTGCTTTCCCGTGTCATAGGGAGCGTTTCCGATGTAAACGGCTCCGTGCTCAATGCCTATCTAGGAGAACAACTATAGCACATGAAACGCTCTTTTCCTTGGGGTTTGGAAAAAGGCAACAACCAAGAAAGTTTCAATCCTAAGGTATTTAGCATGCAAGCAAGGATCAACCGAAGGTATCTAGCAAGCAAGGGTCAACCTAAGGTACCTAACATCTCATACACCCATCTTAAGCAAGGACATAATTCCACAACAACTAGCAAAGCCCAACAAACACGAAAGTTGCATAAGCAagtagagagaaagagaaatcaTACCATAAAGtatatgtaatacctcgtatttttcgtaatttataaatatattttattatatttataaggatttttatgaatttaattgcatttaatgagaattaaatgtattttattttaattaatttaattattaattatttacaaaaaccgtatttttattaaataaattcaaagaatttatttaatcgggatttgttgtcgtattttgaaaacgaatttaatttaatctaaGCCCAGTTaaattccatgatcaaacccaacaaggcttgcaaggaattaatattaatcaagcccgtaagcaagcccccaaccttaaaccctaaaacctagcccattgagggatgagaacctataaatacccctcccctTCAAGAAATCCCCAACCTTAAATTTCAGaaatttctttctttctctctctctctctctctctctctctctctctctctctctctctc contains these protein-coding regions:
- the LOC110799356 gene encoding uncharacterized protein, with translation MGSSLSRTRGDSGVGTSGQRIPDSNCDWGSKCNCPNNEHSYSAEYKNNLYLTQKENTSTRNYLEEWFRKREVEPGEEVESKYDDRKPTPSDLRFFGEGDSDEEPSGSDSFDLVYVGECENENGDAVGSPGQLSSGYPSSKKGEKGKKSASASDDA